One region of Oryzias latipes chromosome 6, ASM223467v1 genomic DNA includes:
- the LOC101159435 gene encoding protein C19orf12 homolog, which produces MAPRVDEVMKLCCELSANQQIKTAVKGSGKGAAAAGGLAFAGGLIGGPLGIAVGGAVGGLLGCWLTSGEFKPLPQIIMELSPPQQQKLYDDVMAVLGDIQWTDVAQLIALVMSNGVLKQQLTAALVGYVTKELQAEVHYMD; this is translated from the exons ATGGCCCCACGAGTCGATGAAGTCATGAAGCTCTGCTGCGAGTTGTCCGCCAACCAGCAGATCAAGACCGCCGTGAAAGGCTCTGGGAAGGGAGCGGCGGCGGCGGGTGGGCTGGCCTTCGCTGGAGGCCTGATCGGAGGTCCTCTTGGCATCGCCGTGG GTGGCGCTGTGGGCGGACTTCTCGGCTGCTGGCTGACCAGCGGAGAGTTCAAACCCCTGCCGCAGATCATCATGGAGCTCAGCCCCCCGCAGCAGCAGAAGCTGTATGATGACGTGATGGCCGTCCTTGGAGACATTCAGTGGACGGACGTGGCTCAGCTGATTGCTCTGGTGATGAGCAACGGCgtgctgaagcagcagctgaccGCCGCTCTGGTTGGTTACGTCACCAAGGAGCTGCAGGCAGAGGTGCACTACATGGACTGA
- the uri1 gene encoding unconventional prefoldin RPB5 interactor 1, translated as MAGGGGKANMKPLGGVHRLREEHEKVVKDCDSRIQHWMKVSGDYDALSDRLKTLPDRLSYDIMVPFGPLAFTPGKLVRTNEVTVLLGDNWFAKCSAKQAQAVVDHRMKHVKKELDDLAKTRKNFEARVGLAKDLETMSANKGEFVDIREEVTSSTASKGKQRIAHKPNSKPKLDVVVDLNEEEEEKEGGTGTMTEEELWRRLDELERLEELQDEQDRLSDTADTNGDDSSSSSSEEEKEAACAPPVNGLKPGWSPAPHSDPPLPNRKAEDDEQEEEGSCLPTIFFSHTVEPKKVRINTGKNTTLKFSERKEQKEHSKRKKKNGHSNGHAHHELHKITSPADVYRLFVDVRNGEPVPRKSILKSRSRENSVCSDTSESSAADFEERRVTGRSFSHDEATHSDTSDGVTEEDSPTAGPLLSRFEAFSGTVIEKDPMPTGVPHLTILPPALPTIPERKQEEVASDVTPPPVPPEASKRLSKFKAARLQQK; from the exons atggctggaggaggaggtaAAGCGAACATGAAGCCCCTCGGCGGGGTTCACAGGCTCCGAGAGGAGCACGAGAAG GTGGTGAAAGACTGTGACTCACGGATTCAGCATTG GATGAAGGTGTCGGGTGATTACGACGCGCTCAGCGATCGACTCAAAACCCTCCCAGACCGGCTCTCCTATGACATCATG GTGCCCTTCGGCCCGCTGGCCTTCACGCCCGGCAAGCTGGTGCGCACCAACGAGGTCACCGTGTTGCTGGGCGACAACTGGTTCGCCAAGTGTTCGGCCAAACAAGCCCAAGCGGTGGTGGATCACAGGATGAAGC ACGTGAAGAAAGAACTGGACGACCTCGCCAAGACCAGGAAGAACTTTGAAGCGCGGGTTGGGCTCGCCAAGGATCTGGAGACCATGTCGGCC AATAAAGGAGAGTTTGTGGACATCAGAGAGGAGGTCACGAGCTCCACCGCCAGCAAAG GGAAGCAGAGAATAGCTCACAAACCAAACTCCAAACCAAAGCTGGACGTCGTGGTTGATCTaaacgaggaggaagaggagaaggaagGAGGGACAGGAACCATGACCGAGGAGGAGCTGTGGCGCCGGTTGGATGAACTTGAAAGactggaggagctgcaggacgaGCAGGACAG ATTGTCCGATACCGCCGACACGAACGGCGACGACTCATCCTCGTCTTcctcagaggaggagaaggaggccGCCTGCGCGCCTCCCGTCAACGGCCTGAAGCCCGGCTGGAGCCCCGCCCCCCACAGCGACCCTCCACTCCCCAACCGGAAAGCAGAAGATGacgagcaggaggaggaaggcaGCTGTCTCCCCACCATCTTCTTCTCTCACACAGTTGAACCGAAGAAG GTGAGAATCAACACGGGAAAGAACACCACGCTGAAGTTCAGCGAGAGGAAGGAGCAGAAGGAGCattcaaagaggaagaagaagaacgGCCACAGCAACGGGCACGCTCACCACGAGCTCCACAAAATCACGTCTCCAGCGGACGTTTACAG GCTCTTTGTGGACGTGAGGAACGGCGAGCCCGTCCCCAGAAAGTCCATCCTGAAGTCTCGCAGTCGAGAGAACAGCGTGTGCAGTGACACCAGCGAGAGCAGCGCCGCCGACTTTGAGGAGCGGCGCGTGACGGGGCGGAGCTTCAGCCACGACGAGGCCACGCACAGCGACACGAGCGACGGCGTCACGGAGGAGGACAGCCCCACCGCCGGGCCTCTGCTGAGCCGCTTCGAG GCCTTTTCCGGGACGGTGATAGAGAAGGACCCCATGCCCACAGGAGTCCCCCACCTGACCATCCTGCCCCCCGCGCTGCCCACCATCCCAGAGAGGAAGCAGGAGGAGGTGGCGTCGGACGTCACGCCGCCGCCGGTGCCGCCGGAGGCGTCTAAAAGATTGTCAAAGTTTAAAGCTGCCAggttgcagcagaaatga
- the LOC101163897 gene encoding zinc finger protein 536, with the protein LDSLPSSGLSQKDNPGRRFATQPDPREHGFITPLAHTAHSQMALLANQIMDARILSSMNGRVELSQFLRVTSQSIVTQVASAQEDNRKNRKYPCPLCGKRFRFNSILSLHMRTHTGEKPFKCPYCDHRAAQKGNLKIHLRTHKQGILGKGRGRVREENRLLHELEERAILRDRQMRAGLVSGEQPQTSSLVQKQNLGAVPAEPLFFSGSAAANLQPSASAFPKVTSVLDEPLQAQASGFRCSFCKGKFRKQQELERHIRILHKPYKCTLCDFAAAHEEELIGHVEMAHITADLGSGQKPPAGTGDKGKPAGEFPCEVCGQTFSQAWFLKGHMRKHKDSFEHCCQICGRRFKEPWFLKNHMKVHLNKLAAKSLPGDHNSPSDTGGLTPDLQSSIYSQHIPRIHNRFLMSERADLPDYQHVLSTAGSEMKVREMLGRMMSSGPGPLTDPDGSSLLGFNHLQPPLSSTSMEYLRRVISTRDALNNSSTFTGWQIITPGLPVEQQMFSAKDQQQQQRCSSYLSERSLPGDDGKPGLSDPDSKALSRPGSRGPAEMSMEAGGALDHPLQPSSPSAGEKVFRGQVSGDYAAASAARSASLGFRHDRFQVPHWQNSRDLSSPLQPSSSSRSSSPKARPRSREDWSPATAQYVNPESLLASRKSEASDQDAGGDGAQARKSQYEPLDLSVRPDSHSAVSPAVLLQMSGLFHNGLSSSVSRGLQGSSQAPAELGERPAYQRDLLVQGTNEEMNSQNAAPIGQDCEGDFQEDKSDEEDDNATKWKTLKQDLLELKESGQASADLEADRKLKRGRAASSLESLTHVDPLQHQGVLLSFLRSQGSLSGAPTSAHQAGLNGNTEKDVASARKPFQCRYCPYSASQKGNLKTHVLCVHRKPFDNSLYPDRRLRRSHAPQLPPRLPVGVAGGDGASGRDQIGSTSLCGT; encoded by the exons CTTGATTCACTGCCGTCCTCTGGACTGTCGCAGAAAGATAACCCTGGCCGGCGTTTTGCAACACAACCCGACCCCCGAGAGCACGGCTTCATTACCCCCCTCGCCCACACGGCTCACAGCCAGATGGCGCttctggccaatcagatcatgGATGCCAGAATTCTCAGCAGCATGAACGGCAGGGTGGAGCTCTCCCAGTTTCTGAGAGTCACCAGCCAGAGCATCGTCACGCAGGTCGCTTCTGCCCAGGAGGACAACCGCaagaacaggaagtacccgtgTCCGCTGTGCGGGAAGCGCTTCCGCTTCAACAGCATCCTCTCCCTTCACATGCGCACGCACACGGGCGAGAAGCCCTTCAAGTGTCCGTACTGCGACCACAGGGCCGCACAGAAAGGAAACCTGAAGATACACCTTCGAACGCACAAGCAAGGGATTCTGGGTAAAGGCCGCGGGAGGGTCCGGGAGGAGAACAGGCTGCTCCACGAGCTGGAGGAGCGGGCCATACTCAGGGACAGGCAGATGCGGGCGGGTCTTGTTAGCGGCGAGCAACCTCAGACCTCATCACTGGTCCAGAAGCAGAACCTGGGAGCCGTCCCAGCAGAACCCCTGTTCTTCAGCGGCTCTGCTGCAGCAAATCTGCAGCCCAGCGCATCCGCCTTCCCCAAGGTGACAAGCGTTCTGGATGAGCCCCTCCAGGCTCAAGCCAGCGGCTTCCGCTGCTCCTTCTGCAAAGGAAAGTtcaggaagcagcaggagctggAGCGCCACATCCGGATCCTCCACAAACCCTACAAATGCACCCTGTGTGACTTTGCCGCCGCGCACGAGGAGGAGCTGATCGGGCACGTGGAAATGGCACACATAACTGCAGATCTGGGCTCGGGGCAGAAACCCCCAGCAGGGACGGGCGATAAGGGGAAGCCTGCGGGTGAATTTCCCTGTGAGGTGTGCGGCCAGACCTTCAGCCAGGCCTGGTTCCTCAAAGGTCACATGAGGAAACACAAGGACTCCTTTGAGCACTGCTGTCAGATCTGTGGCCGCCGCTTCAAAGAGCCCTGGTTCCTGAAGAACCATATGAAAGTCCACCTCAACAAGCTGGCAGCCAAGAGCCTCCCCGGTGACCACAACTCTCCCTCCGACACGGGAGGCCTCACGCCGGATCTTCAGAGCAGCATCTACTCGCAGCACATCCCACGCATCCACAACAGGTTCCTGATGTCTGAGCGAGCAGATTTGCCAGATTATCAGCATGTGTTGAGCACGGCAGGCAGTGAGATGAAGGTGAGAGAAATGTTAGGGAGGATGATGTCGTCAGGTCCAGGACCTCTGACAGATCCAGACGGTTCTTCTCTGTTGGGCTTCAATCATCTCCAACCTCCTCTGAGCTCCACCAGCATGGAATATCTACGGAGAGTCATCTCCACTAGAGATGCTCTCAATAACAGCAGCACCTTCACAGGATGGCAGATCATAACACCTGGGCTGCCTGTTGAGCAGCAAATGTTCAGTGCTAaagaccagcagcagcagcagagatgcTCCTCCTACCTGAGTGAGAGGAGCCTCCCTGGAGATGATGGGAAACCGGGTCTCAGTGACCCGGACAGCAAAGCACTCAGCAGACCGGGAAGCCGAGGGCCGGCAGAGATGAGCATGGAGGCAGGTGGTGCCCTGGACCATCCGCTTcaaccctcctccccctctgcaG GTGAGAAAGTCTTCAGGGGTCAAGTCTCCGGGGACTACGCCGCCGCCTCCGCCGCTCGCTCAGCCTCCCTCGGCTTCCGCCACGACCGCTTCCAGGTCCCCCACTGGCAGAACAGCAGAGATCTTTCCTCCCCGCTGcagcccagcagcagcagcaggagctccaGCCCCAAAGCCAGACCCAGATCCAGGGAGGACTGGAGCCCGGCCACGGCTCAGTACGTCAACCCGGAGAGCCTGCTGGCCAGCAGGAAGTCCGAGGCCTCTGACCAAGACGCAGGAGGTGACGGCGCTCAGGCCAGGAAGTCCCAGTACGAGCCTCTGGACCTGTCCGTGCGTCCGGACTCTCACTCGGCCGTCTCTCCCGCCGTCCTCCTGCAGATGTCTGGCCTTTTCCACAACGGACTCTCGTCCTCCGTCAGCCGCGGGCTGCAGGGTTCCTCTCAGGCACCGGCTGAGCTGGGCGAGAGGCCCGCATATCAGCGTGACCTTTTGGTGCAGGGAACAAACGAGGAGATGAACTCACAGAATGCAGCCCCTATAGGTCAAGACTGTGAAGGTGACTTCCAAGAAGACAAAAGTGATGAGGAGGATGACAACGCCACCAAGTGGAAGACGCTGAAACAGGACCTCCTGGAGCTCAAGGAGTCGGGACAGGCCAGCGCCGACTTAGAGGCGGACAGGAAGCTAAAGCGGGGAAGAGCTGCCTCCTCCCTGGAGAGTCTGACCCACGTGGACCCCCTCCAACACCAGGGTGTCCTGCTCTCCTTCCTCAGGTCCCAGGGGAGCCTGAGCGGCGCGCCCACCAGCGCGCACCAAGCCGGTCTGAACGGAAACACGGAGAAAGATGTGGCGTCAG